One genomic region from Ptychodera flava strain L36383 chromosome 5, AS_Pfla_20210202, whole genome shotgun sequence encodes:
- the LOC139134112 gene encoding leucine-rich repeat and immunoglobulin-like domain-containing nogo receptor-interacting protein 2 — MSPDATMVECTTVLLALLILLLNSNGAMSCPSMCSCGSNSYVDCDFRSLEVIPSDIPAETVTLDLDYNNITSLPTEAFSNLTRLKNLYLNNNAISVIWYGGFLGLTSLEKLYLHHNNITSLSNDTFDGLSSLQYLYLYNNEISTLPSGIFSDLNSLRQLHLQNNEITALPSGIFFGLDSLTYLRLYNNEFIEVPDFANLQELTSLNFGYNCITALEDGAFERLTKLSTLYLQNICINNMSPSAFRGLTNLRYLYLSNNINLTLPITVFEEVGNLRTLRLESNAMTSLVPNQFSRLAHLTDLQLNNNYITTLSSDDFNGLSNLLKLYLHNNKISTLPSGIFSGLNSLTRLYLYNNDITTLPSDAFNGLSSLQYLHLHNNKISTLQSGIFSGLNSLSSLYLHNNDITTLSSDAFNGLSSLLYLSLHNNKISTLPSGIFSGLNLLQHLYLHNNNITTLSPDAFNGLSNLQYLYLYNNKISTLPSRVFSGLNSLYRFDLHNNSITTLPSDAFNGLSNLRYLFLYNNKIPALPSEIFSGLNSLFELHLQSNEITAVAKLTNLPQLYKLNLNYNCITALEDGVFERLTKLSTLYLQNTCIKNILPSAFRGMTNLRYLYLSDNTLSTLPMTVFDDMKTGSFTYVYLHDNPWACDCRLRGLRQWVEDNSETINMSGLTCQTPQVYAGLDFMDISEENMTCTSPEFSELIRWVDAEEGNTVELICDATGVPEPNVSWITPNGDIINKNSNSNNTTVEFGDLELNSQGTIVIARSEMKHSGLYACIAVNLLGDAVCITHLRIVQKVTSSTQYSTTAIDHTSTKPITNAKSISEHKSTLIIATGTFFGGLFLGVGVIIMILITAVKRKRTSEKDKCHEQKSNLTFRFKSRHDSEKGNDSIVYSNTTVKKNEGADVTNREETPDGYIKPQEISDQLSQTHIYENANAMETGDSTYTSASSDTRAPEHVYETFT, encoded by the coding sequence ATGTCCCCGGATGCAACCATGGTTGAATGCACAACTGTATTGCTGGCGCTGCTCATACTACTTCTGAACAGCAATGGAGCTATGAGTTGTCCTTCAATGTGCAGCTGCGGTTCGAATAGCTATGTCGACTGTGACTTCAGATCCTTGGAAGTGATACCCTCAGATATTCCAGCTGAAACGGTCACCCTTGACCTTGATTACAATAACATAACTTCACTTCCCACAGAGGCGTTCAGTAATTTGACACGGCTGAAGAACTTGTACCTCAACAATAACGCTATTTCAGTCATATGGTACGGAGGATTCCTTGGACTGACCAGTCTAGAGAAATTATACCTTCACCACAATAACATCACATCATTGTCAAATGACACCTTCGATGGTTTGTCCAGTTTACAATATCTGTATTTGTACAACAACGAGATATCAACATTACCATCTGGAATCTTCTCTGACTTAAATTCGCTAAGACAGCTACACTTACAGAACAATGAAATAACAGCATTACCATCAGGAATCTTCTTTGGATTAGATTCGTTAACATATCTACGATTATATAATAATGAATTCATTGAAGTCCCCGACTTTGCCAATTTACAAGAGCTTACTTCTTTGAACTTTGGGTATAACTGTATTACTGCATTGGAAGATGGGGCGTTTGAAAGATTAACGAAGCTAAGTACTCTTTACCTGCAAAACATTTGTATCAATAACATGTCTCCCTCAGCATTCCGGGGATTGACTAATCTTAGATATTTGTATCTCAGCAACAATATTAACTTGACGTTACCTATCACGGTATTTGAAGAAGTTGGAAACTTGAGAACTTTGCGACTTGAATCAAATGCTATGACGTCACTAGTACCAAATCAGTTCAGCCGCTTGGCTCATTTAACAGATCTTCAACTTAATAATAATTACATAACAACGCTGTCATCTGACGACTTCAATGGTTTGTCGAACTTACTAAAACTGTATTTGCACAACAACAAGATATCAACATTACCATCAGGAATCTTCTCTGGCTTAAATTCGTTAACACGTCTTTACCTCTATAACAATGACATCACAACATTGCCATCTGACGCCTTCAATGGTTTGTCCAGTTTACAATATCTGCATTTGCACAACAACAAGATATCAACATTACAATCAGGAATCTTCTCTGGGTTAAATTCGTTATCAAGTCTTTACCTCCATAACAATGACATCACAACATTGTCATCTGACGCCTTCAATGGTTTGTCCAGTTTACTGTATCTATCTTTGCACAACAACAAGATATCAACATTACCATCAGGAATCTTCTCTGGTTTAAATTTGTTACAACATCTTTACCTCCATAACAATAACATCACAACACTGTCACCTGACGCCTTCAATGGTTTGTCCAatttacagtatctgtatttgtaCAACAACAAGATATCAACATTACCATCACGAGTCTTCTCTGGGTTAAATTCGTTATATCGTTTTGATCTCCATAACAATTCCATCACAACATTGCCATCTGACGCCTTCAATGGTTTGTCCAATTTACGGTATCTGTTTTTGTACAACAACAAGATACCAGCATTACCTTCAGAAATCTTTTCTGGCTTAAATTCGTTATTTGAGTTACACTTACAGAGCAATGAAATCACAGCAGTTGCCAAACTTACCAACTTACCACAGCTTTATAAATTGAACCTGAATTATAACTGTATTACTGCATTGGAAGATGGGGTGTTTGAAAGATTAACGAAGCTAAGTACTCTTTACCTGCAAAACACGTGCATCAAAAATATACTCCCTTCAGCATTCCGGGGAATGACTAATCTCAGATATTTGTACCTTAGCGACAACACACTCTCAACATTACCAATGACAGTCTTCGATGATATGAAAACGGGATCATTCACCTACGTTTATCTGCATGACAATCCATGGGCATGTGATTGTCGCCTTCGTGGACTGCGACAGTGGGTCGAGGATAACAGTGAGACAATCAACATGTCCGGGTTGACGTGTCAAACACCACAGGTCTATGCCGGACTGGATTTCATGGATATTTCAGAAGAGAATATGACATGCACGTCTCCTGAATTCTCCGAACTCATAAGATGGGTTGACGCTGAAGAAGGTAATACGGTAGAATTGATCTGTGATGCAACAGGTGTGCCTGAACCAAATGTTTCTTGGATAACTCCGAATGGAgatattataaacaaaaatagCAACAGCAACAACACAACTGTTGAATTTGGCGACCTGGAGCTAAACAGCcaaggtacaattgttatagCGAGATCTGAGATGAAACATTCTGGATTATATGCATGCATAGCTGTTAACTTGTTAGGCGATGCGGTTTGCATTACACATTTACGTATCGTTCAGAAAGTGACATCTTCCACCCAATATAGTACGACGGCTATCGATCACACATCTACTAAACCGATTACTAACGCGAAATCAATTTCAGAACACAAAAGCACCTTAATCATAGCAACCGGAACATTCTTTGGCGGACTTTTTTTAGGTGTAGGTGTGATAATAATGATTTTGATAACAGCTGTTAAAAGGAAACGCACCAGTGAAAAAGATAAATGTCACGAACAAAAATCAAACCTTACGTTCAGATTCAAAAGTCGACACGATAGCGAAAAAGGCAATGATAGCATTGTTTATTCGAATACCACTGTCAAGAAAAATGAGGGCGCTGATGTAACAAATCGAGAGGAAACACCTGATGGATATATAAAGCCTCAAGAAATATCTGATCAACTTTCACAAACGCACATCTATGAAAATGCAAATGCGATGGAAACGGGTGATTCAACATACACCTCTGCCTCATCTGATACAAGGGCCCCTGAACATGTGTATGAAACCTTTACATGA